Proteins co-encoded in one Dreissena polymorpha isolate Duluth1 chromosome 12, UMN_Dpol_1.0, whole genome shotgun sequence genomic window:
- the LOC127853385 gene encoding putative mediator of RNA polymerase II transcription subunit 26 isoform X7, translating to MLSGAYSSQYKVIERQHVDTIKTLAENEKSDAIARARKLSFQTNKRRRALAIKRKTEAEREEKRRQQILAKRREKQQEATEKFQRSHVTSRPNSGTSNTSNISNAIRWSPRRSTFQLEDALKAVRGSPGGSRTGSAKVHTPHNASPQHRSPTYYRQNSDPLSKPYFNKYAHPSINGQSPHLNGALDHSEELHNKSLRNYNNSRTLFEQQLETYQQTLIEQQQKSLREFNQQVMQELETNGNGVGEELRRSESLSSVDSLEEETGSNDTLRDSCELDTFLPEKQSNGVHSLSGNIVNGHHDTKTVSFANTDKDSVRVVGSVNNNPHFAANSQTPQNIDSYNAQIQALLTPKTDQQKQQFFAQRQKEIQQQLLEQEQRKQLEQQQKNLQEQQRKQQLLLQQQFEKHQQEQQEQVRLLEQQHLQQQQQQQQQSKMPTQVPEEEGQRPKAQLKAWATPSPHPPATPSSTSTPGPTLVTHASPYSGKNTHTNMTVPLYDRTVSLEDRTPGSNGSKVVMSGVTSGLSLNNTYNNNTSVVNSNRAGETVQPLVTKFSGAQDNSLSFLETVTNGLMKDSPKVTYTNDVSTNSSSSKVPPSPSSATLISTNQTTRPSSNSSNATVANSNNTSKPVSVATVITKPPPNPAYYGNSYGAAYAAKQQQQQQQQQQQQQHNPNNSVQSKFEAEAVSKATSTMRADVTMATNLKLVPGVIQWGASTGAGGQNMMTPNAALNGDDIADTDSVSTICDDRDTEPKEVKSILKPLPSKKGGILKKSGSTGDMKDIRDSLEITRVHLQTSAEEKEQRMLREKERKKNLAPSPSKKNVRFADMTYDDEPEHIESDEKLFVQRDDSGIDKPPRPVSAVTPKINGSKTDGKPPRATSSNQRTSTIPRPPKMQIVKPQAAAHIITQGTQNGDPLAGNEKFTVVNSNFIEKVPAMARANQTALTVVPVSVYTSSTNYARPEVQQKVNYAVSSVVMPRSESAPFLYNGGYKTGPAQGSMPQGSVNGPVQATTNSKYEDAVYDDNGLRIDRTPTDDEINFLWDKLRTCLHSRNSSATPEKGPTSEGQHVGPRQAAPVAHTYIDGNALGQFNSLTRVAANQPGGGPMIRRQNSLDSASNSYTRRYGLLQQRKQQPNPNSLKSRQMQQGYTVFQAPVQSQNEPQSTNVVLQNGTDVTESMAGFLTAEQLSEQSVSESRIQQAIDEAQARQQAFNAARPSPKVKSALSIEEQRLLQSLDRLNEQLQVTEGTIPADGSPALAPNFNHQQQQQHLHHQQQQQRNVAHLPRVTYH from the exons ATGTTGAGTGGTGCTTATTC TTCACAATATAAGGTCATTGAAAGACAACATGTGGATACAATCAAGACGCTGGCAGAAAACGAGAAATCTGATGCGATAGCTAGAGCCAGAAAGCTGTCGTTTCAAACCAATAAAAGGAGAAG GGCCCTTGCAATCAAGAGGAAGACAGAGGCCGAGCGTGAGGAGAAGAGACGTCAGCAGATCCTCGCCAAGCGACGCGAGAAACAGCAGGAAGCAACAGAGAAGTTCCAGAGATCCCATGTGACCAGTCGCCCCAACAGTGGAACCAGCAATACTAGCAACATCAGCAATG CGATCCGATGGTCACCACGGCGATCCACATTCCAGCTGGAGGATGCTCTCAAGGCTGTCCGGGGCAGCCCAGGAGGGTCCCGCACAGGCTCTGCCAAGGTCCACACGCCCCACAATGCCAGTCCACAGCATCGGTCTCCCACTTACTACCGCCAGAACTCTGACCCGCTGAGCAAGCCATACTTCAACAAGTACGCTCACCCGTCCATCAATGGTCAGAGCCCCCATTTGAACGGAGCGTTGGACCACTCAGAGGAGTTGCATAATAAAAGCTTGCGTAACTATAATAACAGTAGGACTCTCTTTGAACAGCAGTTAGAGACTTATCAGCAGACATTGATAGAGCAGCAGCAGAAGTCACTGCGGGAGTTTAATCAGCAGGTAATGCAAGAACTGGAGACCAATGGGAATGGAGTGGGTGAGGAATTGAGACGCAGTGAGAGCCTGTCGTCTGTCGATAGTCTTGAGGAGGAGACAGGGTCTAATGATACGCTACGAGACAGTTGTGAGCTAGACACATTCTTGCCTGAGAAACAGAGTAATGGTGTTCACTCACTAAGTGGAAATATTGTAAACGGGCATCATGACACGAAAACAGTGTCGTTTGCAAATACTGATAAAGATTCTGTGAGAGTAGTAGGTTCTGTTAATAATAATCCACATTTTGCTGCAAACTCACAAACTCCTCAGAATATTGATTCATACAATGCACAAATCCAGGCTTTATTGACGCCAAAGACTGATCAGCAGAAACAGCAGTTTTTTGCACAGCGGCAAAAGGAAATTCAACAGCAGTTACTGGAGCAGGAGCAGAGAAAACAGCTGGAGCAACAGCAAAAGAACTTGCAAGAACAGCAGCGTAAGCAACAGTTGCTTCTTCAGCAACAGTTTGAGAAGCATCAGCAAGAACAGCAGGAACAGGTGAGACTTCTTGAGCAGCAGCATctgcaacaacagcagcagcaacaacagcagagCAAAATGCCCACACAGGTACCAGAGGAGGAGGGTCAAAGACCCAAAGCCCAGCTGAAAGCCTGGGCCACTCCCTCACCCCACCCCCCTGCCACGCCCAGCTCTACTAGCACCCCTGGCCCAACCCTGGTGACTCATGCCAGCCCATATTCTGGGAAGAACACCCACACAAACATGACCGTGCCACTGTACGATAGGACAGTAAGTTTAGAGGACAGGACCCCTGGGAGCAATGGGTCAAAAGTGGTGATGTCTGGTGTAACAAGTGGTCTTTCATTGAACAACACTTACAATAACAATACTTCTGTGGTTAATAGCAATAGAGCGGGTGAAACTGTTCAGCCTTTAGTAACAAAGTTTTCCGGTGCTCAAGACAACAGTCTGTCCTTTCTTGAGACAGTGACAAACGGTCTGATGAAGGATTCCCCCAAGGTAACCTACACAAACGATGTTTCAACCAATTCAAGTTCCAGCAAAGTTCCACCTAGTCCAAGTTCAGCCACTCTTATTTCAACAAATCAGACAACAAGGCCAAGTTCAAATTCATCAAATGCCACTGTGGCAAATTCAAACAATACATCAAAACCTGTGTCTGTGGCAACAGTCATAACTAAACCTCCACCAAATCCAGCTTACTATGGAAATTCATATGGTGCTGCATATGCTGCtaagcagcaacaacaacagcaacaacaacaacagcaacaacaacataatcCCAACAACAGTGTTCAATCAAAATTTGAAGCCGAAGCGGTATCCAAGGCTACCAGCACTATGAGAGCTGATGTAACTATGGCAACCAATTTGAAGCTGGTCCCGGGGGTGATACAATGGGGGGCAAGCACTGGAGCCGGGGGTCAGAACATGATGACCCCTAACGCAGCCCTGAACGGGGATGACATAGCAGACACAGACTCTGTCAGCACTATATGTGACGACAGGGATACAGAACCTAAAG AGGTGAAGAGCATCTTGAAGCCGTTGCCCAGCAAGAAGGGAGGCATACTCAAAAAGTCTGGTTCAACTGGGGACATGAAGGACATACGAGACAGTCTCGAGATCACGCGGGTACATCTTCAGACCAGCGCAGAAGAAAAAGAACAGCGG ATGTTAAGAGAAAAAGAACGAAAAAAAAATCTAGCTCCATCG CCATCTAAGAAGAACGTAAGGTTTGCAGACATGACTTATGATGATGAGCCAGAACACATAGAGTCAGATGAGAAATTGTTTGTTCAGCGAGACG aCAGTGGTATTGATAAGCCACCTCGGCCAGTTTCCGCAGTAACACCGAAAATTAATGGCTCCAAGACGGATGGCAAACCTCCTCGCGCCACAAGTTCCAACCAGCGCACAAGCACAATACCCCGACCCCCAAAGATGCAAATTGTGAAACCCCAGGCTGCGGCACACATTATCACCCAGGGGACACAAAACGGTGACCCTTTAGCTGGAAATGAGAAATTCACGGTTGTCAATAGCAATTTTATAGAAAAGGTGCCAGCTATGGCACGAGCTAATCAGACTGCTTTGACCGTGGTACCAGTAAGTGTTTACACCTCATCAACGAACTATGCCCGCCCAGAGGTCCAGCAAAAAGTGAACTACGCTGTGTCAAGTGTTGTCATGCCTAGAAGTGAAAGTGCCCCGTTTCTGTACAATGGAGGTTACAAAACGGGGCCGGCTCAGGGCTCTATGCCTCAGGGGAGTGTCAATGGGCCTGTACAGGCGACAACTAATTCCAAATATGAAGATGCTGTGTATGATGACAATGGTTTGAGGATTGATAGAACACCAACAGACGATGAGATCAACTTTCTGTGGGATAAGTTACGGACTTGTCTTCACAGCAGAAATTCTTCTGCAACCCCCGAGAAGGGACCAACCTCAGAAGGTCAACACGTTGGCCCAAGGCAGGCCGCCCCAGTCGCTCACACTTACATAGACGGGAATGCTTTAGGCCAGTTTAACAGCTTGACTCGTGTGGCAGCCAACCAGCCGGGTGGGGGTCCTATGATACGCAGGCAGAATTCCCTGGACAGCGCAAGCAATTCTTACACTCGACGCTACGGTTTGCTGCAGCAGCGCAAACAGCAGCCAAATCCCAACAGTTTGAAGTCACGTCAGATGCAGCAGGGGTATACGGTGTTTCAGGCCCCTGTTCAGAGCCAGAATGAACCTCAGTCTACAAATGTTGTCTTACAAAATGGCACGGATG TGACAGAGAGTATGGCAGGATTTCTGACGGCTGAACAGTTGTCTGAGCAGTCAGTGTCCGAGAGTCGCATACAGCAGGCAATAGACGAGGCTCAAGCCAGGCAGCAGGCATTCAACGCAGCGAGACCCTCACCTAAAG TGAAGTCTGCATTGTCTATAGAGGAGCAACGCCTTTTACAGTCCCTAGATCGGCTGAATGAACAACTGCAAG TAACTGAGGGTACTATACCAGCTGATGGGTCTCCAGCCCTTGCACCCAATTTTAAtcatcaacaacagcaacaacatcttcatcatcagcaACAACAGCAACGGAATGTTGCTCAT CTTCCCAGAGTGACTTACCATTGA
- the LOC127853385 gene encoding putative mediator of RNA polymerase II transcription subunit 26 isoform X6 — MLSGAYSSQYKVIERQHVDTIKTLAENEKSDAIARARKLSFQTNKRRRALAIKRKTEAEREEKRRQQILAKRREKQQEATEKFQRSHVTSRPNSGTSNTSNISNAIRWSPRRSTFQLEDALKAVRGSPGGSRTGSAKVHTPHNASPQHRSPTYYRQNSDPLSKPYFNKYAHPSINGQSPHLNGALDHSEELHNKSLRNYNNSRTLFEQQLETYQQTLIEQQQKSLREFNQQVMQELETNGNGVGEELRRSESLSSVDSLEEETGSNDTLRDSCELDTFLPEKQSNGVHSLSGNIVNGHHDTKTVSFANTDKDSVRVVGSVNNNPHFAANSQTPQNIDSYNAQIQALLTPKTDQQKQQFFAQRQKEIQQQLLEQEQRKQLEQQQKNLQEQQRKQQLLLQQQFEKHQQEQQEQVRLLEQQHLQQQQQQQQQSKMPTQVPEEEGQRPKAQLKAWATPSPHPPATPSSTSTPGPTLVTHASPYSGKNTHTNMTVPLYDRTVSLEDRTPGSNGSKVVMSGVTSGLSLNNTYNNNTSVVNSNRAGETVQPLVTKFSGAQDNSLSFLETVTNGLMKDSPKVTYTNDVSTNSSSSKVPPSPSSATLISTNQTTRPSSNSSNATVANSNNTSKPVSVATVITKPPPNPAYYGNSYGAAYAAKQQQQQQQQQQQQQHNPNNSVQSKFEAEAVSKATSTMRADVTMATNLKLVPGVIQWGASTGAGGQNMMTPNAALNGDDIADTDSVSTICDDRDTEPKEVKSILKPLPSKKGGILKKSGSTGDMKDIRDSLEITRVHLQTSAEEKEQRMLREKERKKNLAPSPSKKNVRFADMTYDDEPEHIESDEKLFVQRDDSGIDKPPRPVSAVTPKINGSKTDGKPPRATSSNQRTSTIPRPPKMQIVKPQAAAHIITQGTQNGDPLAGNEKFTVVNSNFIEKVPAMARANQTALTVVPVSVYTSSTNYARPEVQQKVNYAVSSVVMPRSESAPFLYNGGYKTGPAQGSMPQGSVNGPVQATTNSKYEDAVYDDNGLRIDRTPTDDEINFLWDKLRTCLHSRNSSATPEKGPTSEGQHVGPRQAAPVAHTYIDGNALGQFNSLTRVAANQPGGGPMIRRQNSLDSASNSYTRRYGLLQQRKQQPNPNSLKSRQMQQGYTVFQAPVQSQNEPQSTNVVLQNGTDVTESMAGFLTAEQLSEQSVSESRIQQAIDEAQARQQAFNAARPSPKVKSALSIEEQRLLQSLDRLNEQLQVTEGTIPADGSPALAPNFNHQQQQQHLHHQQQQQRNVAHRSSFLNADGKKFSF, encoded by the exons ATGTTGAGTGGTGCTTATTC TTCACAATATAAGGTCATTGAAAGACAACATGTGGATACAATCAAGACGCTGGCAGAAAACGAGAAATCTGATGCGATAGCTAGAGCCAGAAAGCTGTCGTTTCAAACCAATAAAAGGAGAAG GGCCCTTGCAATCAAGAGGAAGACAGAGGCCGAGCGTGAGGAGAAGAGACGTCAGCAGATCCTCGCCAAGCGACGCGAGAAACAGCAGGAAGCAACAGAGAAGTTCCAGAGATCCCATGTGACCAGTCGCCCCAACAGTGGAACCAGCAATACTAGCAACATCAGCAATG CGATCCGATGGTCACCACGGCGATCCACATTCCAGCTGGAGGATGCTCTCAAGGCTGTCCGGGGCAGCCCAGGAGGGTCCCGCACAGGCTCTGCCAAGGTCCACACGCCCCACAATGCCAGTCCACAGCATCGGTCTCCCACTTACTACCGCCAGAACTCTGACCCGCTGAGCAAGCCATACTTCAACAAGTACGCTCACCCGTCCATCAATGGTCAGAGCCCCCATTTGAACGGAGCGTTGGACCACTCAGAGGAGTTGCATAATAAAAGCTTGCGTAACTATAATAACAGTAGGACTCTCTTTGAACAGCAGTTAGAGACTTATCAGCAGACATTGATAGAGCAGCAGCAGAAGTCACTGCGGGAGTTTAATCAGCAGGTAATGCAAGAACTGGAGACCAATGGGAATGGAGTGGGTGAGGAATTGAGACGCAGTGAGAGCCTGTCGTCTGTCGATAGTCTTGAGGAGGAGACAGGGTCTAATGATACGCTACGAGACAGTTGTGAGCTAGACACATTCTTGCCTGAGAAACAGAGTAATGGTGTTCACTCACTAAGTGGAAATATTGTAAACGGGCATCATGACACGAAAACAGTGTCGTTTGCAAATACTGATAAAGATTCTGTGAGAGTAGTAGGTTCTGTTAATAATAATCCACATTTTGCTGCAAACTCACAAACTCCTCAGAATATTGATTCATACAATGCACAAATCCAGGCTTTATTGACGCCAAAGACTGATCAGCAGAAACAGCAGTTTTTTGCACAGCGGCAAAAGGAAATTCAACAGCAGTTACTGGAGCAGGAGCAGAGAAAACAGCTGGAGCAACAGCAAAAGAACTTGCAAGAACAGCAGCGTAAGCAACAGTTGCTTCTTCAGCAACAGTTTGAGAAGCATCAGCAAGAACAGCAGGAACAGGTGAGACTTCTTGAGCAGCAGCATctgcaacaacagcagcagcaacaacagcagagCAAAATGCCCACACAGGTACCAGAGGAGGAGGGTCAAAGACCCAAAGCCCAGCTGAAAGCCTGGGCCACTCCCTCACCCCACCCCCCTGCCACGCCCAGCTCTACTAGCACCCCTGGCCCAACCCTGGTGACTCATGCCAGCCCATATTCTGGGAAGAACACCCACACAAACATGACCGTGCCACTGTACGATAGGACAGTAAGTTTAGAGGACAGGACCCCTGGGAGCAATGGGTCAAAAGTGGTGATGTCTGGTGTAACAAGTGGTCTTTCATTGAACAACACTTACAATAACAATACTTCTGTGGTTAATAGCAATAGAGCGGGTGAAACTGTTCAGCCTTTAGTAACAAAGTTTTCCGGTGCTCAAGACAACAGTCTGTCCTTTCTTGAGACAGTGACAAACGGTCTGATGAAGGATTCCCCCAAGGTAACCTACACAAACGATGTTTCAACCAATTCAAGTTCCAGCAAAGTTCCACCTAGTCCAAGTTCAGCCACTCTTATTTCAACAAATCAGACAACAAGGCCAAGTTCAAATTCATCAAATGCCACTGTGGCAAATTCAAACAATACATCAAAACCTGTGTCTGTGGCAACAGTCATAACTAAACCTCCACCAAATCCAGCTTACTATGGAAATTCATATGGTGCTGCATATGCTGCtaagcagcaacaacaacagcaacaacaacaacagcaacaacaacataatcCCAACAACAGTGTTCAATCAAAATTTGAAGCCGAAGCGGTATCCAAGGCTACCAGCACTATGAGAGCTGATGTAACTATGGCAACCAATTTGAAGCTGGTCCCGGGGGTGATACAATGGGGGGCAAGCACTGGAGCCGGGGGTCAGAACATGATGACCCCTAACGCAGCCCTGAACGGGGATGACATAGCAGACACAGACTCTGTCAGCACTATATGTGACGACAGGGATACAGAACCTAAAG AGGTGAAGAGCATCTTGAAGCCGTTGCCCAGCAAGAAGGGAGGCATACTCAAAAAGTCTGGTTCAACTGGGGACATGAAGGACATACGAGACAGTCTCGAGATCACGCGGGTACATCTTCAGACCAGCGCAGAAGAAAAAGAACAGCGG ATGTTAAGAGAAAAAGAACGAAAAAAAAATCTAGCTCCATCG CCATCTAAGAAGAACGTAAGGTTTGCAGACATGACTTATGATGATGAGCCAGAACACATAGAGTCAGATGAGAAATTGTTTGTTCAGCGAGACG aCAGTGGTATTGATAAGCCACCTCGGCCAGTTTCCGCAGTAACACCGAAAATTAATGGCTCCAAGACGGATGGCAAACCTCCTCGCGCCACAAGTTCCAACCAGCGCACAAGCACAATACCCCGACCCCCAAAGATGCAAATTGTGAAACCCCAGGCTGCGGCACACATTATCACCCAGGGGACACAAAACGGTGACCCTTTAGCTGGAAATGAGAAATTCACGGTTGTCAATAGCAATTTTATAGAAAAGGTGCCAGCTATGGCACGAGCTAATCAGACTGCTTTGACCGTGGTACCAGTAAGTGTTTACACCTCATCAACGAACTATGCCCGCCCAGAGGTCCAGCAAAAAGTGAACTACGCTGTGTCAAGTGTTGTCATGCCTAGAAGTGAAAGTGCCCCGTTTCTGTACAATGGAGGTTACAAAACGGGGCCGGCTCAGGGCTCTATGCCTCAGGGGAGTGTCAATGGGCCTGTACAGGCGACAACTAATTCCAAATATGAAGATGCTGTGTATGATGACAATGGTTTGAGGATTGATAGAACACCAACAGACGATGAGATCAACTTTCTGTGGGATAAGTTACGGACTTGTCTTCACAGCAGAAATTCTTCTGCAACCCCCGAGAAGGGACCAACCTCAGAAGGTCAACACGTTGGCCCAAGGCAGGCCGCCCCAGTCGCTCACACTTACATAGACGGGAATGCTTTAGGCCAGTTTAACAGCTTGACTCGTGTGGCAGCCAACCAGCCGGGTGGGGGTCCTATGATACGCAGGCAGAATTCCCTGGACAGCGCAAGCAATTCTTACACTCGACGCTACGGTTTGCTGCAGCAGCGCAAACAGCAGCCAAATCCCAACAGTTTGAAGTCACGTCAGATGCAGCAGGGGTATACGGTGTTTCAGGCCCCTGTTCAGAGCCAGAATGAACCTCAGTCTACAAATGTTGTCTTACAAAATGGCACGGATG TGACAGAGAGTATGGCAGGATTTCTGACGGCTGAACAGTTGTCTGAGCAGTCAGTGTCCGAGAGTCGCATACAGCAGGCAATAGACGAGGCTCAAGCCAGGCAGCAGGCATTCAACGCAGCGAGACCCTCACCTAAAG TGAAGTCTGCATTGTCTATAGAGGAGCAACGCCTTTTACAGTCCCTAGATCGGCTGAATGAACAACTGCAAG TAACTGAGGGTACTATACCAGCTGATGGGTCTCCAGCCCTTGCACCCAATTTTAAtcatcaacaacagcaacaacatcttcatcatcagcaACAACAGCAACGGAATGTTGCTCAT AGGTCATCTTTTCTTAATGCAGACGGGAAG AAATTCAGTTTTTGA